Part of the Betaproteobacteria bacterium genome is shown below.
GGCGTCGATGGCGAAGCTCACGTCGGTCAGCGCCTGCACGCCGCCGAAATGCTTGCCGACGTGCTCCACCTGCAGCAGCGGCGCGTTCATTGTTGCTCCGTGCGGCGGGCGAGCTCGCGCCGGCGCACCGCCGAGGGAAAGAGTCCCGCGGGCCGGTACATCATCATGACCACCAGCGCCAGCCCGAACAGCAGCATGCGCACCACCTCGGGCTCGACGATCGAGCGGCCGAAGAGCGCCTGCTGCACGGGCCCCACGGTATGGCGCAGAAGCTCCGGCACGAACGAGAGCAGCAGCGCGCCGACGACGACGCCCCAGATGTTCCCCATCCCGCCCAGCACCACCATGGAAAGCACCATGATCGATTCGACCAGGACGAAACTCTCCGGGCTGATGAAGCCCTGCATGGCGGAGAAGATGCTGCCGGCGATGCCGCCGAACGAGGCGCCCATGGCGAAGGCGAGGAGCTTCATGCGCATGGTGTCGATGCCCATGGCGCGCGCCGCGGTTTCGTCCTCGCGAATCGCTTCCCATGCGCGCCCGATGCGCGAGTGCTGGAGGCGCACGTTGACCACCAGCACCAGCATCAGCACGACGATCAGCAGGTAGTAGTACTTGATCGGACCGCTGAAGGTCAGCCCGCCGATCGTGTCGGTCGAGCCAAGATTCAAGTTGCCGATGCGGATCGGATCGATGCGCGAGATGCCTTGCGGGCCGTTGGTGATGTTGACCGGCTGCGACAGATTGTTGAGAAAGATGCGGACGATCTCGCCGAAACCGAGCGTAACGATGGCGAGATAGTCGCCGCGCAGTTTCAGCGTCGGCGCGCCGAGCAGCACGCCGAAGATGCAGGCCACCAGCGCGCCCAGCGGGACGATGGCCCAGAACGGCCAGTGGATGTCGAATTGCGGCGAGGCGAGGAGCGCATAAACGTAAGCGCCGACGGCGTAGAACGCGATGTAGCCGAGATCGAGCAGACCGGCGAACCCGACCACGATGTTGAGACCCAGCGAGAGCAGGATGAACAGGATCGCCAGGTTGGTGACGCGCACCCAGGTGGTGCCGACCGAAGCCAGCACGAACGGCAACGCTGCGAGCGCGATGACGATCAGCGCGATGCCGGGCCACGTGGCCGGGGAGCGGCGGTGAGCCTCAGCCATTCGTGAAGCACCTAAGCGCAGCGTCATTCCCGCGTAGGCGAGCCAGGCCAATCGGCAAGAATCCTGGATTCCCGTTTTCACGGGAATGACGGAGCTGGTCATTCCCGCGCAGGCGGGAATCCAGAAGAATCGACTCTGGACACCCGTTTTCGCGGAGGTGATGGCTCGCAGTTACTGTACGCATGCGATCAAACCCTGTCCCCGACGCGCTCGCCGAGCAAGCCGGAAGGACGAAACACCAGCACCAGGATCAGCACGATGAAGGCGAACACGTCCTGGTAGTTGCTGCCGAACCAGTTGTTGGTGAAATCCCCGATGTAGCCTGCGCCAAGCGCCTCGACCAGGCCGAGCAGGATCCCGCCCAGCATCGCGCCCGGGATGTTGCCGATGCCGCCGAGCACCGCCGCGCAGAACGCCTTGAGCCCCAGCAGCGAGCCCATCGTGTAATGCGCGATGCCGTAATAGGTGCCGACCATGACGCCGGCGATGGCGGCAAGCGTTGCGCCGATGACGAAGGTGGCCGCGATGATGCGATCGATGTCGATACCCATCAGACCCGCGATCTGCGGATTCTGCGAGGTCGCCCGCATCGCGATGCCGAGGCGCGTGCGGTACACCATCAGCGTCAGCGCGCCCATCATGAGCGTGGCGACGATCCAGATCGCGAGCTGCACCGACGTGACCGTGGCGCCGGCGAAGTGGAACACGCGGTTGTCGAGGATCTGTGGGAACGCGAGCGGATTGCGGCTCCAGATCATGAGCCCGATCTGCTGCAGGATGATCGAGATGCCGATCGCGGTGATGAGGGGCGCGAGCCGCGGCGCGCCGCGCAAGGGGCGATACGCCACGCGCTCCATCGTGTACGAGACCGCCATGCAGACCGGAATGGCGGCGGCCGCACCGGCGAATACGATCGACCATGCAGGCAGGCCGGTCTCGGCTCCGGCCAGCGCACCGATCACCGAGAACGACACCATGGCGCCGATCATCACCACTTCACCATGGGCGAAGTTGATGAGCTGGATGATGCCGTAGACCATGGTGTAGCCGAGCGCCACCATGGCGTAGACGGTGCCCAGCGTGAGCCCGTTGATCAGTTGCTGGATGAAGGTTTCCACGCGCGATACCTGGAAGGAAACCACACCACCCCGCCCGCATTCGCGAGATACCACACCACCCCGCTCGCTGGCGCGGGCACCGCTCCTCGTGAGAGGAGCGGATGTCTTTCATTCCCCTCCTGACAAGGAGGGGCGGGACGCGACAGAGTCGCGGACGGGGTGGTCTGCAGATCGCAGCCGAACCGATAACGCCTCGGCAACGACCGGCCTTGCGAAATACTTCGTGATGGCGAGTGCGCGCGCGCAAAACGCAAAAGGGCACCGCGAAGGTGCCCTTTCGTGCCGGTGCGCATCGCGGACCGGCGCCTACTTGGCGACCGCGTCCTTGGCGGGCTCGGGCGCATTGTCGGTCGCCGCCGGTGCGGGCGCGCCCGCGGGGCTGGCAGGGGCGGAAGCCGCTTTCGCTTCGGCCTCGGCCTGCGCCTTCATGAACGCATCGAACTCGATCGGCTTTCCGCCCTTCACGATCGCGACCGGCTCGATCTTGGCGCCCTTCATCGTGAAGATCGTGATCTCGGCGTCCTTGCGATCGCCCTTCTCGTCGAACCGAATCGTGCCGCTCGCGCCCTTGTGCTCGATGCTCGCGAGCGCCGGCAGGTATTTCGCGGGATCGGCCGAATCGGCCTTCTGCATGGCGGCGATCAGGAGGTTGGTCGCATCGTAAGTGAACGGCGCGTACAGGATCGGATCCATATTGAACTTCTTCTTGTACGCATCCAGGAACGCCTTCGAGGCGGCCTGCACCGGAATGCCGGCCTGCGAGCAGATCATGCCCTCCGCGTTCTTCTCGCCAGCAAGCTCGGCCATCTTGTCGGTGCAGCCGCCGTCGCCGAACGCGAACACCGCCTTGATGCCCAGCTCGCGGCCTTGCTTGAGCAGCGCGCCGCCGGTGGCATCCATGCCGCCGTAGAACACGGCGTCGGGAGTGCGGGCGCGCAGCTTGGTGAGAATCGCCTTCCAGTCGCGCGTGTCCTTGTTGCCGCGCTCGCGAGGAAGAACCTCGACGCCCGCCGCCTTCAGCGTCTTTTCGACTTCGTTGGCCAGGCCCTCGCCATACGCGGTCGCATCGTCGATCACCGCCACCGTCTTGAGCTTGAACTGCGACATGAGATAGCTCGCGATCGCCGGGCCCTGCTGATCGTCGCGGCCGACGATGCGGAAGATCTCCTTGAAGCCTTGCTCGGTGAGCCTCGGATTGGTCGCCGATCCGCTCACCATGGGAATGGCGGCCTGGTGGTAGACCGCGGAGGCCGGAATCGTGACGCCCGAATTCAGGTGACCGACCACGCCCGCCACCTTCGCATCGGCGAACTTCTGCGCGACGATCGGCCCGCGATCGGGCTTCTCTTCGTCGTCTTCCGCGAGCAGCTCGAACTTCACCTTCGCGCCGCCGATGGTGATGCCTTTGGCGTTGGCCTGGTCGATCGCGAGCCGCGCGCCGTTCTCGTTGTCCTTGCCCAGGTGCGCGATGCCGCCAGTGAGCGGCGCCGCGTGTCCGATGCGAACCGTAATTTCCTTGGGCGCCGGCGCCGCCGCCGGGGCATCGCCTTTCGCCTCGGTTTGCGGTTCGTCCCGGCCGCAGGCCCCGAGTGCGGCGGCGATGGCGAATGCGAAGATGGTCGATGCGAGCTGCCGGCGTGAAGTCATGATGGCCTCTGCGTAGCGTTGTGATGCGACGCCGGATTATGCAAAGCGCCTCACATCGCCGTCAACGCAAGTCGGTGCGCGTGCGCAGCCGATCCGGCCGGCGCAGCAACGAATCGAGCTGGCGCTTGGCCCCTGGTTGAGGATCTTGCATGCTGCGTCCACGATCGAGAGCGCTTTGGGCTGCGTTGTGACCACCGCGTCCACGTATTCGCGCGCCCAGCGCCTCCTTACCAGGCTTACTTCAGCGAAAGAATCCAATCGACCAACGCCTT
Proteins encoded:
- a CDS encoding ABC transporter ATP-binding protein; translated protein: MAEAHRRSPATWPGIALIVIALAALPFVLASVGTTWVRVTNLAILFILLSLGLNIVVGFAGLLDLGYIAFYAVGAYVYALLASPQFDIHWPFWAIVPLGALVACIFGVLLGAPTLKLRGDYLAIVTLGFGEIVRIFLNNLSQPVNITNGPQGISRIDPIRIGNLNLGSTDTIGGLTFSGPIKYYYLLIVVLMLVLVVNVRLQHSRIGRAWEAIREDETAARAMGIDTMRMKLLAFAMGASFGGIAGSIFSAMQGFISPESFVLVESIMVLSMVVLGGMGNIWGVVVGALLLSFVPELLRHTVGPVQQALFGRSIVEPEVVRMLLFGLALVVMMMYRPAGLFPSAVRRRELARRTEQQ
- a CDS encoding branched-chain amino acid ABC transporter permease; protein product: METFIQQLINGLTLGTVYAMVALGYTMVYGIIQLINFAHGEVVMIGAMVSFSVIGALAGAETGLPAWSIVFAGAAAAIPVCMAVSYTMERVAYRPLRGAPRLAPLITAIGISIILQQIGLMIWSRNPLAFPQILDNRVFHFAGATVTSVQLAIWIVATLMMGALTLMVYRTRLGIAMRATSQNPQIAGLMGIDIDRIIAATFVIGATLAAIAGVMVGTYYGIAHYTMGSLLGLKAFCAAVLGGIGNIPGAMLGGILLGLVEALGAGYIGDFTNNWFGSNYQDVFAFIVLILVLVFRPSGLLGERVGDRV
- a CDS encoding ABC transporter substrate-binding protein, which translates into the protein MTSRRQLASTIFAFAIAAALGACGRDEPQTEAKGDAPAAAPAPKEITVRIGHAAPLTGGIAHLGKDNENGARLAIDQANAKGITIGGAKVKFELLAEDDEEKPDRGPIVAQKFADAKVAGVVGHLNSGVTIPASAVYHQAAIPMVSGSATNPRLTEQGFKEIFRIVGRDDQQGPAIASYLMSQFKLKTVAVIDDATAYGEGLANEVEKTLKAAGVEVLPRERGNKDTRDWKAILTKLRARTPDAVFYGGMDATGGALLKQGRELGIKAVFAFGDGGCTDKMAELAGEKNAEGMICSQAGIPVQAASKAFLDAYKKKFNMDPILYAPFTYDATNLLIAAMQKADSADPAKYLPALASIEHKGASGTIRFDEKGDRKDAEITIFTMKGAKIEPVAIVKGGKPIEFDAFMKAQAEAEAKAASAPASPAGAPAPAATDNAPEPAKDAVAK